The Carassius gibelio isolate Cgi1373 ecotype wild population from Czech Republic chromosome A1, carGib1.2-hapl.c, whole genome shotgun sequence region AAAGTACACTTTGGATAAAGAAATGTTGACTAAAGGCTGAGTACACTGGGTCTAGGTGCATTTGAACATTGATTAATCTGAAGTATTTTGATGAAAGCAAATGTTTTTaatcatatacatttttcataataatacttttgacaatatttttatttgattaaaataaaatgacatattgCAATGTTAGAAtatacaagacaaaaataaaaaataagtataacCAGCATTTACCCTTAAGACGTATCTCAAAATACAACACATTTATCAAATTTTCTTAAATACTCTACTGTCTACTGAAGAACaatgcaatatatttatatatagctaATATTACACCATACCATTATTTGAGTGACAGAAAATACTATGTACCATGTAATAAGAAAattttttgctgtttattaatttgGTTACAGCATGTCTTGTTGGAACTTTCATGTGTGCTGGATATATATGTTTAAAGGATCTATAGGAAGAGCCTTAATATTTTAGACATGATAATGAAGCATGTTGCTTGGAGCAAACTGGATTCAATCTTTAGTACCCCTGACGTTGTAGTTGCTGTGGTTGATGTGGTTCCTTTAGTTAATGTACTTGCAGTACTTGCTGTAGCTGCTGCAGGAGTGACAGTTGTATCTAAAGCTGTAATAAAACCACAATCAAATTAGCTGGATATCCCTTTAGACCTTATGTAGCCATTATCTTCTGGTCTACGGATTTGTATTTCCACAGAATGAAGGTAGTTCTGGATTTATGAATGAActgcttattttaaaatgttcctaGTCTACTTACATTTGTTGACCTTCGTTTCAAACATTAGAATGCTCTGCATAACTTACGTTAAAACTACAATAAGTAAATTAACAGCACAGAACATGATGGTCTCAAGATGTGCATTTAAGACATGATGCAGTAACATAAAATAACAGTGCTTCCTCTGCCATGTTGCCATCAACTAAAAAGTTACCATTCAATATGAACAGCCCCTTGAGATGACTGCATACTTGTTTCTCTGATGCATAATTTGTACATACATCATTATATTAATAGAAAAGTAACAGGTATAGAAGATTATAAACTGAGTATTAGAGCTCACCTGAACCATTGACTAAAATTGATTGAGGAATCATATTCAGTTGATTGACTTCTCCTGTTTCCACTGCTCTCAAGAGGATGGTTGAAATCTCTCGAATGGATGGAATAGTTTGGTTGAAACTGAAGACTAGTTGTGCTGATGTGATGATTGACCCTGGTCTgaagtaaatgtttaaatttatatatGTTACCTTTAAAAATCCAGTTTAttgaatgctctctctctctctctttctctctctctctcacacacattgggTGTTTGTGTTTTACGAAGATGCTCCATAGCAGTGCTTGAAGTGGACCagaagaggtgccggtactctattatagcctatatatatatatatatatatatatatatatatatatatatatatatatatatatatatatatatatatatatatatatctttgtgcatatagattaattagataaatgaatatctgaaTTCATGTctagccgcctacggtatttttttaaaacttaaaaagatgctgcagccaatgagcagacggcgggggctggttgcaggatgactcaacctccgcagacagtttttaatgattatcagacaataactactcaagattttgctttagtataattctCGGGACAATTTGGGCCAGATTCGGGATTCGGGACagcagtttagatttcgggactgtcccgaatttttcggaacgtctggtcaccctacctgaaagagctactgcattacttcattagcttgcgtcTGACCTGCAGCGATTTCTTTCAGGCTCGGTGGGGTATTAGCCAGCGAGTCATCTGATTCTGACCGTATTGTTTTAGTACTCAGAGTCAAAAGCCAGGAGAGTATGTTAAGTGTTGTtcactgtatttgattttttacagagccgAGTGTGCGCATTTCACACACtatctccggccacgttgagttgttacTGACAGGGGGAAAAGTGACGCATGCGCTTTTCACTAGTAAAACTCAAGGGTGTAATGTagggtaatgtagtctctgctctcggtgggacgaattaggaagcgtgcattgtgaagggtgctctgaaaagcgcaggcaaaggattaaaacctctattaaaacagatgtccaaatgagcgtaccggtatgctaaaagcacgttctgggcgcatgaagaggtggcggtacgctcaagagctatatttggaagtggccgtactgagtaccggtgcgtaccggcccacttaaagcactgctccATAAACATAATAATTTTCAAACTGTACAGTACAAACTCTATATTCTAACCCTACATCTAATCCTTTCAGAAAATGTTGagggatttataaaaaaaaaaaaaattctcattgaGGGTTGAAATTTTGTCTATGCAACgtcaggttttactatcctttAGGAGACATTTGGACCCACAGCATAAGGAATACCTGAAATACACAAGCACACGTGCGCGCACACACATGCAGACAGCATGCATATATATGTAAGCAGCATTGCAATGTACTGTATTTACCTGAATCCTTGGACAATCACTTTGAGGAAGTTAGCGTACTTGGGTCTATAGACTGCTTCAAGCTGGATCAGATATCAAACAATTGCAGACATCAGTAAAAATATCTCAGTGTAATTAATAAAATgcctaatttaataaaaaagtatctTGTGTTACAGTAAATACAATTAGTGGATTTTAACTCACCTCATCCCTGACAAGCTTAGCCCTATTCTTGTGCTCTGCAGAGTTTACATCTTTTAGTGCATCTATAAATGTGTCTGTAGAGCGAAACTCCAGATCTGTTAGCACCCCAGATATTAAGTTTGCAGAAGTTTTTCCAAAAGATGTAGACGTTGTAGAAGCTGTAGATACTGTAACATTTGTTGATGCTGTAGATGCTGGAGAATGTGTAGAGGCTGTAGAATCTGTAGAAGGAATGACCGTTGTAGCACTAGTGGTGAATGTGTCAAAGGTTGATGAAGAGGAATTGACTGAAACCAAGGTAGAAGCTGTTGATTGTGGTGCTTTCATGGTAATTGCTGCACTACTGGTGGATATTCCAGATAGAGTTGTTGGGACTGTGGAAGAACCTGTTGGTATTGAAGTTGTTAGTgttgtggatgtttcaactgTACTAATAGTTGTACTTTGAAAAGCAGTTGAAGAGAGAGTGGTCGGAGTGGACAGTGTTGTTTCTGATGCTCTTGTGGTATCTGCTGTACTGGTCGTGGAAGTTCCAGCAAGAGGTGTCATGACTATTGAGGATTTTCAGGTTAGGTCAACATTgactgacaaataaataaataaataaacagataaattaAGTCACTGTATCATGTTCAGTTAATTAATAGTTCAGCTAATACtacatttattttgtactttcaTTACTTCTGTAAGACTGTACATTCAACCCTCTATGCACACCTTAGCAAAAGATCGCCATTGGCtagtgcattttttttgtttactcaccagactgatatagtatttatatatagctatatagtatatatacacCAATCAGGCATAACATTATGACCACTGATATGTGAAGTGAATAACACTCAGTATCTCTTCATCACGGCACCTGTTAGTGGGTGGGATATATTATGCATCAAGTGAACATTTTGTCCTCACAGTTGATAAAACTGGAAAGGAAAAATGGACAAGCATTGTTTGTGCTGtggtttttgctgttgttttaaattatttgttgttttgaaTGCAGCATCTCAAAGGAGGAATTGAGTTACACTCAGGTTAAGCCACTAATTCTGcttcagaaaagaaaaaatggtCTGGACATATTCCCAATATTTGACAATGATGTCCAATGTGCTGAACTCCTTTAAAATATTGCAGAAGATTTACAGGACATGGAGTCAAATAAAGTGAAAGAGTCCAACTACTGCTCTGggtatgtgttcactgctgtgtgtgtgcactttggatgggttaaatgcagagcataaattctgagtatggctcaccaaacttggctgaatgtcatgtcacataTCAGTCATGATAAGTGGTGCAACATATTCTTCTGTGACAGAAAATAAACCTATGTCAGGTATTCATATAATGGGTTGCAAGTAATTAATCTAGTCTTTATCACATGAAAGCAGTGACTGATTTACAAAATTTGGATTAGATGCTGgattaggtgttgttgcaaaactgaGAATGGACATTTCAAAACTGAGAAAAATTCACTGTATTGCTCACACGCTGGAGCTAGCACTTTTTGGTGTTTTGAAAGAGGTGAGCTTAGTACATTGTGTAAATTGAACCTTGCACTTAAAATGGAAAACGTCTAAGGATGAGAACGaatggggaacgcgtccagcgtgacgtctctgaataacgtgtataataagtccaatggaagggcgagacgtcataggcaggtgacgtcagagaccaggaagcataaaagcatgaggtAATCAGcatcaaaggatgaagcaagcactggccagagatgccggaagtgtggcactgcgacgcagcgtctcgttgcttcgaggaaccagggttacatacgtaaccttagacgttcctcttcaggaactagagctgcgtcgagaatgaatggggaacgagaatgcccacgccgccatactttcaaatctctgcctagtgtggaagagcacagctaaagcaagagaaggagaaggagcctGACAGAAATCAGGGACAACCCATCCAATggccaaacttcagaaggagtgagtcttgacccccaggagaggggagatcagactactcgaggcttaggatagcatcctgttcaccgcttagcataagcttcttttggccggaggcctcagcctcagcgcaccatggaggaaacatgtaaccagagggtttttGCCCACTTACTGGCCACCAAGAGGGCCAcggtaggccaccatggccgccacgtagaccttcagggtggagtgggtcaaccctgcggagagcctgcaggaaATCCAGCACTGTACCctccgggcagttaactgggttgaGCTGGTGGTCTCCGCACCAataagtgaaaagcttccacttcaaggcataaagTTTCCTTGTTGAGGgagctaagagttgtgcctcctcagagaccacaCCTAAAGCCTCTAAGCTCCAATGCGGGGCGCACCCTCCGgctgcgagaggagatctctcctgatgggaacctcccatggagtgctgtcaaaaagagaaatcaggcccaggaaccatacccggccTGGCCAGAACAGGGGTACTAACAGCCCCTCGGTCTTAAGCCAACACtataggggtctcatgtacagcaggccaatagtattcccgttggatgcagctgccaacagacccagcaatctccatgactgcttgacagtgggtgaccggccttctctcgctctcgcgactgcagtgaggattgACGTGATCCACATGCCTGCagcgtggtcgaatcccacacaaTGCCCCGATAAGTGTTTCTCTTTACTGTTGAAAGAACACTTTTCTTGAtattaagtcttaaccccagctctttcatgtgagcgagaacgacacctcggtgccgaaccgtcatctgctcagattgagctgatatcaaccaatcgtcaatgtgtTCGAGTCGTGAAAGTGatgggtgagagtgcaaggccagtggaagatccgCATTGGTAGGCTTTTGACctcaaaagcaaacctcaggaacttccgatgaagatgtttttgatagatcgtgactagggatgcaccgaatccagatttttggggttcaGCCGAATACCAaaaccgaataccgaatcctactcacatccttattccattaacacagtaaaacacattaatgaagtaaacaatgtccacagcaatgtatttttaattttattttattttaactgtaaaaaaaagaaaaaaaagaataggcaacattatgccaggatgacaagtgagaaaaacttttttgacaattaccaagcttatgattacccaagtaaacaaccaaaaccGTTCAATAAAAGTGCGGCAAtgcaaagaaaagtttttttttctttttaaaattcagaatatgtttggtaactgaaattaatgtaattgaacattaactcaataaacatgTATAGCAGGCTGTTTAGTTTTCGTTTATAACAGTAGGATAGGCtacgattagaacagtagccaaatatttCGAAAAATATTACGTaagatcacacacatctcctgcatcataattaaaATAACGTGAAACCCTCTAATCTTTCACataaaatgattttcatttaaaaaaaaacaagacgttCTGCATTAAGAGGTGACAGCCGGTTGCGAGTGTGGGAACGAATGTCCCAAGCAGTAGGctactgaaaagtctttcactgggcacagaggtagatttttgccatttttgccagcagtggtttgtcttccaccactgaagaggTCCTCTCTAAGAGGAATCAAATGCTCACCGAAAAAAACGCTTATCTCAACGTCAGCACCAGATGTGATTGGCTGGCTGTGTATTGCTACGGTATAAATCGTCCCAGCCGCTCAAGATTcctgaacagtttagtttagCGCGAACTGTCAGGCCTTGTTCCTCCTCATATAAACACCTTCACGCAATCAACGGCCGCGTGACGTCGACCAGCGTAGCGCAAGCCTAGGGTTcggttcggtgaaaaaaaaaactaggtttGACCGAAACCGAACcccgtcaaaaagcccagtattcggccgaatccgaatcctggattcggtgcatcccttaTCGTGACACACCAGTTCTCGAACTGAGCggttcaaaaagcacagatctaaaaaatgacacaacacctcatccttcctcggaacagtgaagtaccaGCTGTGggacccggactctgcaacccaaggagggaccacgTCGATTGCCTccgtcctcagagagagtctacttctgtttcATATACCAGAGCCTgtttggggcccaccagaactggattctgtggcctctcactacagtgtgcaggacccactgagacacatttggcactAGTTTTCACTTTgccaaatagtctactaagggaatcagcctctcaagactgatcacTGGTGGCATTGGAGTAAATTAGCTCAGCGGCGGACCGGCAGGGGATGACCGTACTAGATCCGCAGCATCAGGACTCTCGTAGTTGAAGTCTCCTTAAAACTACGGTCCTCAGACCAACGTCGTCAgctaggaagactagaccagagcctgctcggggcaggaccaagtgaagtacacttggcaggggctcccacaccgccatgtgacctcctaagggaaccagtctcgtgAGACTGGCATCTGGTGtgcctagagccactagctcggtgccctgaagtggcggaccggcaggggatgaccgtactagctgctcttGAGGCCTAcatagaggtagcgagcctctcagcaccACTACGTTTCTGgacggtaactgagagaagcgcacCCCGGAGATCGCtgcaccctggaacaccggcagggttggcagaacgatctcctgagggcactgaggagggACGGACACCGTGTAATGgggtgtacaccactcttccccagagggagctggccctcaaaatgTCCTAGGCCTTAAgcgtcaggacgttatgatgaaggctaACCAGCAAAAACAATGGTCCgtagaactgctttccactagaagTCTTTGGCCTGGGAGCGCCACTCTGACTCTAGCGTCTGCGGAGCACAACCATGTTCCAGCCCCCTGGCATGGGGGGCTGGAACATGGTTGtgactgctccgcccagcagcccctgaccgcctcaacctcctcagaggaagagcggtACACATGTGTTCTCACACAATAAATTACATCCTTAGATGCCTCAGCAACAGCGTGACCGCAACTACAAGATctcatgcacggacacactcctcagagaTGCCCAGCGAGagagcatgcagcagcagcagcgagctgtctcagagggtgAAGAAACCGCAGCGCTggtttccaagcctcgagaacgagctctagatctagtgaagacgggtggagataggacgagccgtctccaacccaCTTGCCAGATCATGTATGATTCCCGCTATCGTGGTCGCCGGCGTGCATCAGCACCAGTGCAACCGTAACAGCAAGATCACATGCACGGACACATTCCTCggagcgtgcccggcgagagcgGAGCGCTTAACAGCGAGAAAAGCAAAATCAGCCCTCCGAGAGCCGACTGCGCAAGCTCCACTCTTCATCATTgctgcttattataatattaGACATAATATGTTTGTGAAACTGGTGCTTGGCAACGGATGCTCCTGCAACATGCGAGCTCATTGACATctttccacatcaatctcctcagagaaagacaggcagcgcgTCGTGCCCTCTCATCGGGGAGAAAGTACCGCAAACACGGGCTTCTGAACCCCCAAgagcgggcgccggatctggtggctaagaaagaagaAATGGACTTGCCCGTCTTtcattccttccagcagatccgAAAGCAATCCTGCGAGCACAACCACCGCTCTGCCTCTGCGAAAGCGGGGCTGGCTCTGCGAGAAACGCCagtgaaagctctctcctcaaagagagccttctgagagtgaagaaAAGGCTCGCAAGCttttgattgaagctttgacaatggagtttatcagtggacaaacgacactaaataagactcacaaacagatagcgactgacacacacagagagtgcttgctgaagacacaaggctgattaccggcttcgccgctcatgcttttatgcttcctggtctctgacgtcacccgcctatgatgtctcgcccttccattggactgaaTATACacattattcagagacgtcacgctggacgcgttccccattcgttcttgacgcagctcgagttcctgaagaggaatctACCATTTCAGCCTTAAGATCAACAGATAACTTTTTGTGGACAGTGTGTGAAGAACCTGAATCCAAGTTCTACAAACCAAAGCCAGTGAAAGGGAAATGTCAGGTGCCTCATTCAGACAGGGCACTTAAAGGGTTCcataaagctttgttcatctttggaacacaatttaagatattttggatgaaaacagtgAGGCTTGtcactgtcccattgactgccaagtaaattacactttcaaGGTTTAGAAAAG contains the following coding sequences:
- the LOC127947241 gene encoding uncharacterized protein LOC127947241, whose amino-acid sequence is MKAPQSTASTLVSVNSSSSTFDTFTTSATTVIPSTDSTASTHSPASTASTNVTVSTASTTSTSFGKTSANLISGVLTDLEFRSTDTFIDALKDVNSAEHKNRAKLVRDELEAVYRPKYANFLKVIVQGFRPGSIITSAQLVFSFNQTIPSIREISTILLRAVETGEVNQLNMIPQSILVNGSALDTTVTPAAATASTASTLTKGTTSTTATTTSGVLKIESSLLQATCFIIMSKILRLFL